In one Hemiscyllium ocellatum isolate sHemOce1 chromosome 27, sHemOce1.pat.X.cur, whole genome shotgun sequence genomic region, the following are encoded:
- the LOC132828742 gene encoding zinc finger protein 239-like, which translates to MEKPWKCEDCGKGFHSLSTLEFHRRGHGRERPFTCSECGKDFPNSSALRKHQRSATGERPFACSECGKKFHEYFTLVRHQRTHTGENPSSCSECGKVFTQFSSLRAHQRVHTGERPFSCSVCGKGFIQLAHLRKHGQIHTGERPFKCSNCEKRFRDSSALRIHRRVHTGERPFSCSVCGKGFIQSSHLRRHEQTHK; encoded by the coding sequence ATGGAGAAACCCTGGAAGTGTGAggactgtgggaagggattccaCTCCCTGTCAACCCTGGAATTTCATCGCCGTGGTCACggcagggagaggccattcacctgctcagaaTGTGGGAAGGATTTCcccaattcctctgccctgcGGAAACACCAGCGCTCTGcaactggggagaggccgtttgcCTGCTCCGAGTGTGGGAAGAAATTCCATGAATATTTCACCCTGGTGAGACACCAGCGAACTCACACTGGGGAAAACCCATCCAGCTGCTCGGAGTGTGGGAAGGTATTCACTCAGTTCTCCAGTCTGCGTGCACACCAGCGAgtgcacactggggagaggccgttcagctgctctgtgtgtgggaaaggattcattcaGTTAGCACACCTCCGCAAACATGGGCaaattcacaccggggagagacccttCAAATGCTCCAACTGTGAGAAAAGATTCCGAGATTCATCTGCCCTCCGTATACACCGGCGAgtgcacactggggagaggccgttcagctgctctgtgtgtgggaaaggattcattcaGTCATCACATCTCCGCAGACATGAGCAAACTCACAAGTGA